CGGGAAGCGCAGGCTGAGGAACCGGATCTCCAGGGCCTGCCCCGCCCGGGCCCGGTTGCGAAAGGCCCAGCCCAGGAGGAAGAACAGCAGGCCGTAGCCCACGTCCCCGATCACCAACCCGACGAAGATGGGGAAGGTGATCGCCATGACGGGACTGGGGTCCCAGGCCCCGTAGCGCGGCGGGAGGAACAGCGAGAGCAGTCGCTGGAACGGCCGCACGAACCCCACGTTATCGAGCATCACCGGCACCCGCTCCGGCGCGTCGTGGGGGTCGGCCGGCTGGTCGTAGACGGCCAGGTCGCTGCCGAAACGCTGGCGCAGCCGACCCCGGATCTCGGCCACCTTTCGGGTCGGCGCCCAGCCGTGCAGGATGAAGGTGTACCGCGACTGCGCGAGCTCGGGCACCACCTTCATCTGCCCCAGCCGGTCCGCCAGCACCGCCCGGGCGCCGGCGACCCAGGCGCGGTGAACCCGGGCCAGCCCGGCGATCTCCCGGTCGATACGTGCGATCTCCTGCGGGGCCTCCGCTTTCCTCCGCTCCATCAAAGTCAGGGCCTCGGACGCTGGCGCCCCGGCAAAGCGCGCCGGCAGGCGCAGTTCGCTCACCCCGGCGCGGGAGAGCACGGGGCGGATGAGGTCGGCGTCCTGTTTGCGGAAGGCCGCCACGACGCCGATTCGGTTCTCGTCCACAACGCGGCTGACCACCTCCACCCGGCCCTCGGTGGCCTTGATCAGCTCGTTGCGAATAGCCGTGGCCACGGTAAGGTCCCGGGTGTTCAGGAGGAAGCCGAGAGACTCCAGGGTCCTGCTGCCGGCCAGGGCGTTCAGCAGCGGCGACAGCGCCCGCACCGCGCCCTCGTAGGACGCGATCAGGGAGAGCTCCTCCTCCAGTTCCAGGCGGGCCCGGGTCAGGTCGCGCACGTGCTGTTCGATGCCGGCCAGCCGGGCGTCGAGGTCTTCGGTAGAAAGGCCGGCGACCTCGACGGGATTCGCCGCGCCGCCGTCCGCGGCCGCGCCGCCCGCTGCGGGAGCGGGCAGCAGCGTGAGCAGACCGTCGGCCCGCGTCACCGCCCGCTCGAGCCGCTGCATCCGCTGTCTCTCTTCCTCGGTCAGCTGGAGGGGCTGGACGGGGGCTTCTTCGGACTCGATATGGTCGATGTGCAGCGCGCCGAGGTTCTGCACCTCCTCGATGACCGGCCCGAGGAGGCGCTTCGGCCCCAGCACAACGATCCGCGACATCTCGACGATCATGAAAGCCCCGCTCCGGGAAGGCTCAGGAGAGGCCGCCCGCCACGCGCGACACGACGAGTTCGACGGCCAGCGGAAGGCGCTCGGCAGCCCGCGCCGCCACCTGCCCGGCCTCCGCCTCCGCCTGGGCCAGGCGCTGCCGGGCGGCGGCCTCGCTCTCGCGGGCGATCTCCGCCCGCGTCTGCTCCTCCAGTTGCGCCGCCTCGCGGCGGGCCTGGTCGAGGATCGCCTCCGCCTCGCGCCGGGCCTCCTCGATCAACCGGCCTGCCTGGTCGCGGGCCTGCGCCACCCGCTGCTCGAGTTCCTTCTCTTTCGCGGCGATGAGTTGCAGAAGGTTCTCGTCCGCCCGTCCCGCGTGGCCGCCTCTGGCCGTCATCATGTCACCTGGAGTCGACGTGGAACGCCCAATCCCGACAAAACCCAGGACCACGGCGTCCGCCGCGATCCTGGGCCGAAAACCGGGGCCATCATATCAGACGCGGGGAAACAGCGTCAACCGCCGACTACAACCGCAGGAGCAGGGTGGCGTTCCGGGCCAGGTCGATCAGGGGCTGGGGATACAGACCGATGAGCAGGGTGCCCAGCCCGGCCAGGCCCAGGGCGACCTGCAGGGCGGGAGGCTCCGGGATGGGCGCCTCGCTGGGGGCGGGCAGCACGTACATCGCCCGGATGACCCCCACGTAATAGAAGAGGGAGATCACGCTGTTCACCACGCCCACCACGGCCAGCCAGAGCAGGCCGGTCTCGATGGCCGCGGCCAGCACGTAGAACTTGCCGACGAACACCGCCGTGGGCGGGATCCCGGTCAGCGACAGCATGAACACCGCCATGAGGAAACTGGACACCGGGGCGCGGCGGGCCAGGCCGGCGTAGTCGGGGATCTCGTCGGTGCGCAGCCGGGCGCCGATGAGGACGGCGACGAAGAACGCCCCCAGCTGCGTGAAGGTGTACCCCAGGAGGTAGACCAGCAAGCCGGGCGTGCCGAAGTGCCCGCGAAAGGCCGCCACCGCGATCAGGATGAAGCCGGCGTGGCTGATGCTGGAGTAGGCCAGCATGCGCTTGATGTTGCGCTGCGGCAGGGCCAGCAGGTTGCCCAGGGTCATCGTCACCGCGGCCAGGAGGGAGAGGAGCAACACCCAGTCCACCCGCGCCGGGTCCACGGCCAGGAGCAGCACCCGCACCAGGGCGGCGAACCCCGCCGCCTTGCTGGCCACGGAGAGAAAGGCGGCCACCGGGGTGGGCGCGCCTTCGTAAACGTCGGGCGTCCACTGGTGGAAGGGCACCATGGAGATCTTGAAGCCGAAGCCGGCCAGCATCAGCGCCACGCCCAGGTACAGCGCGGGCAGGGGAGCGGTCCGGAGCCGTCCGGCGATGTCGTAGAGGTTGGTGCTGCCGCTCAGGCCGTAGACGATGGAGAAGCCGAAGAGCATCACCGCCGAGGCCGCGGCGCCGAAGAGGAAGTACTTGATCCCCGCCTCGTTGCTCTTCGGACTGGCCTTGAGGAATCCGGCCAGGACGTAGCTCGTCAGGCTGACGTACTCGATGGCCAGCGCCAGCAGGATGAGATCCGTGCTTGCCGCCATGAGCACCAGGCCCAGCGCGGTGAACACCAGCAGGGCGTAAAACTCGCCTTCGAACCGGCTCTGCAGCGTCTCCAGCGACGCCAGGATGACCAGCGCCGTGGCCACGACGGTGACGATCTTGAAGAACACGGCGAACCCGTCCACGGCGTAGGTCCCAAAGAAGACGGTGCGGGGAGGCCAGTCCAGCATGGCGGCGATGGGCAGGAGGGCCAGGAGCAGTCCGCCCGCCGCCACGCCCCCGGCCCAGGCCTTGCGGCCCGGGGGAAGCCCCAGATCCAGCAGCAGCACCAGGAGGCCCAGCCCGAGCAGCCAGAGCTCCGGCCCGATCGCCCAGAGGTCGGACGGTGCGGGGGTCATGGCCTAGGGCACCGCCCCGACGAGGACGGCCATCGCGGCGTTGATCACGTCCAGCAGGGGCCGGGGGTAGATGCCGAAGATCAGCATCAGCGCGGCCAGGGGCACCAGGGCCACTTTCTCCCGCCCGTCCATGTCGGGCAGGTGCGCCCAGCGCTCGTTGAACGGTCCCAGGAAGATGCGCTGGATCGTCCACAGGAACATCGCCGCGCTGAACACCACCCCGGTCACGGCGACGGCGGTGAGGTAGGGGAAGACGCCGAAGGAGCCGACGAAGATCAGGAACTCGGCGACGAACCCCATCAGCCCGGGCAGGCCGAGGGAGGCCAGCATCGCCATCGTGGTGATCCCCGTGTAGACCGGCAGCCGGGCGCCCAGCCCGCCGAACTCGTCCACCCCGCGGGTGTGGGCGCGGTAGTCGTAGAGCACGCCGACGATGAGGAACAGCGCCCCGGTGATGATGCCGTGGGCCACCATCTCAAAGACCGCCCCGTTGAGGGCCGTGGTCGCGGCCTGCGCCTTGGTCGGGTCGCCGACGGCCGCGGCGGCGGCGGCCGTCCCCAGCATGACATAGCCCATGTGGTTCACCGAGCTGTAGGCGACGAGTTTCTTCAGATCGGTCTGGGCCATGGCCACCAGCGCGCCGTAGACGATCCCCAGCAGCGCCAGTACCGCCACCGGAACGGCGTACTGCTTGAAGGCCTCCGGCAGCATGGGCAGGCTGACCCGCACGAAGCCGTAGGTTCCCATCTTCAGCAGGATGCCGGCCAGGATCACCGACCCGGCGGTGGGCGCCTCGACGTGCGCGTCGGGCAGCCAGGTGTGGAAGGGCCACATCGGCACCTTGATGGCGAAGCTGAGGAAGAATCCCCAGAAGGCCAGCGCCGCCAGCAGGGGCGAGCGGGCCAAAGGCTGCTGCCGGATCAGTTCCAGCATCCCGAAGGTGCGCGGGTCGCTGTTGAAGTACAGGAGCAAAATGGCCAGCAGCATGGCCAGCGAGCCGACCAGCGTGTAGAGGAAGAACTTGATCGCCGCGTACTCCTTGCGCGGTCCGCCCCAGATCGCGATCAGGAAGTACATCGGGACCAGCGTGATCTCCCAGAAGATGTAGAAGAGGAAGAAGTCCAGGGCGACAAAGACGCCGTTCATCCCCGTCTCCAGGAGGAGGAACAGGAACAGGTACTCCTTCAACCGGTGGTCGATGCGCCAGGAGTACACGATGGAGAGCAGGCTGAGCAGCGTGGTCAGCACCAGCAGCGGCAGGCTCAGCCCGTCCACCCCGAGGTGGTAGTACACGTTGATCGCCGGGATCCACTGGTAGAGCTCCTGGAACTGCATCCCGCCGCCGACCTGGTAGCCGGCGATGAGGACCAGGCTGAGCACGAAGGAGGCCGCCGCGGCCAGCAGGGCCACGATCTTCATCAGGGCGTGGTTGGTCTTCGGCAGGAGCAGGATGAGCAGCCCCCCGGCCAGCGGGATGAAGGTGATGAGGCTCAGCATCAGCGCAGAATCCCTCCAATCACGAGGACGATCACCCCGAGGGCGATGACCAGCAGGTAGTTCTGCGGGCGGCCGGTCTGGACATAGCGCAGCACGGCGCCCAGGCGCCCGGTGATCCAGCCCACCAGGTTGACCAGCCCGTCCACGACGTAGAGGTCGAACAACCGGTACAGGCGGGCGAACCAGACGAAGACGATGCCCACGGCGTTGACCGCGCCGTCGATCACGTAGAGGTCGAAGACCCTCAGCCGGCGGGCGATCCAGATCACGGGACGGACCACGGTCCACTGGTAGAACTCGTCCCAGTAGTACTTGCGCACGAGGAGCACGTACAGCGGCCGGCCGATCCGCCGCAGGGTGGTCGAGGGCACCCACCGCCAGTGGTAGACGACCGCCGCGACCAGAAGGCCGGCCAGGGCCGCGGCCGTGGAGAGGCCGGCCACGGCGGGATCGAAGGCCGCCCCGCTCTCCACACCGTGGCCGCCTCCTTCAAAGCGGACAAAGTGGCCGAAGGCGTGACCCAGGAACGGCGCGCCGACCAGCCCGATCCCCGCGGCGAAGACGGCCAGGATGACCAGGGGGACCGTCATCACGGCGGGCGACTCGTGGGGATGGGCATGGTGGCTGCGCAGCGTCCCCCCGAAGGTGTAGAACAGCATCCGGCCGACGTAGAACGCCGTGAGGAACGCCGTGACCTCGCCCAGGACGAACAGCGCCCGGTTGTTGTGGAAGGCCTCCAGCAGAATCTCGTCCTTGCTCCAGAACCCGGACAGCGGCGGCACCCCGGCCAGGGCCAGCCCGCCGATCAGCATCGTCCAGTAGGTGGTGGGCATGACCCGGGCCAGCCCGCCCATCTCCTTCATGTCGTTGGTGTGCATGGCGTGGATGACCGAACCGGCGGCCAGGAACAGCAGGGCTTTGAAGAAGGCGTGAGTCATGAGGTGGAAGACGCCGGCCGTGTAGCCCAGCACGCCCAGACCCAGCATCATGTAGCCCAGCTGGCTGATGGTGGAGTAGGCCAGGACCCGCTTGATGTCGTCCTGCACGATGCCGATGGTCGCCGCCATGAAGGCGGTGAGCCCGCCCACCCAGGCCACCACGGTGAGCGCGGCGTGGTCGGGACTGCCGAAGAACAGCAGGTAACTGCGCGCCACCAGGTAGACCCCGGCGGCGACCATGGTCGCGGCGTGGATAAGCGCGGACACGGGCGTGGGCCCCTCCATCGCATCGGGGAGCCAGACGTGCAGGGGCAGCTGGGCCGACTTGCCCACCGCCCCGCCGAAGATCAGCAGCGCGGCCAGGATGAGCAGCGACCCGCTCAGCTGTCCCGCCTCCACCGCCTCGAAGATGCCGTCGAACTGCAGCGTGCCCACCGTGAAGAAGAGGAGCAGGATCCCGATGAACATGAAGGTGTCGCCGACGCGCGTCGTGACGAAGGCCTTCAGCGAGGCGCGCGCCGCGGCCGGCCGCTCGAACCAGAACCCGATCAGCAGGTAACTGCACAGCCCCACGCCCTCCCACCCGATGTACAGCAGGAGGAGGTTGTCGGCCAGGACCAGGGTCAGCATCGAGGCGGCGAAGAGCGAGAGGTAGGCGAAGAAGCGCGGGTAGCGCGGGTCGCCGTGCATGTACCCGACGGAGTAGACGAAGATCAACGAGCCGACCACCGTGACCACAAGCAGCATCACCGCGGTCAGCGGGTCGATCTGGTAGCCGACCTCCAGGGCCCGGTCGCCCAGCACGGCCCAGACCAGACCGGCCCGGTAGGAGGCCCCGCCCAGGACCTGGGCCAGGACGCCGAGGGAGAGGACGGCGTCGATCACCAGGGCTCCGATGGCGACATACGCTC
The nucleotide sequence above comes from Armatimonadota bacterium. Encoded proteins:
- the nuoL gene encoding NADH-quinone oxidoreductase subunit L; this encodes MLAYAWLIPLLPFLAFWLIVFFGRALPGQGAYVAIGALVIDAVLSLGVLAQVLGGASYRAGLVWAVLGDRALEVGYQIDPLTAVMLLVVTVVGSLIFVYSVGYMHGDPRYPRFFAYLSLFAASMLTLVLADNLLLLYIGWEGVGLCSYLLIGFWFERPAAARASLKAFVTTRVGDTFMFIGILLLFFTVGTLQFDGIFEAVEAGQLSGSLLILAALLIFGGAVGKSAQLPLHVWLPDAMEGPTPVSALIHAATMVAAGVYLVARSYLLFFGSPDHAALTVVAWVGGLTAFMAATIGIVQDDIKRVLAYSTISQLGYMMLGLGVLGYTAGVFHLMTHAFFKALLFLAAGSVIHAMHTNDMKEMGGLARVMPTTYWTMLIGGLALAGVPPLSGFWSKDEILLEAFHNNRALFVLGEVTAFLTAFYVGRMLFYTFGGTLRSHHAHPHESPAVMTVPLVILAVFAAGIGLVGAPFLGHAFGHFVRFEGGGHGVESGAAFDPAVAGLSTAAALAGLLVAAVVYHWRWVPSTTLRRIGRPLYVLLVRKYYWDEFYQWTVVRPVIWIARRLRVFDLYVIDGAVNAVGIVFVWFARLYRLFDLYVVDGLVNLVGWITGRLGAVLRYVQTGRPQNYLLVIALGVIVLVIGGILR
- a CDS encoding V-type ATPase 116kDa subunit family protein, translating into MIVEMSRIVVLGPKRLLGPVIEEVQNLGALHIDHIESEEAPVQPLQLTEEERQRMQRLERAVTRADGLLTLLPAPAAGGAAADGGAANPVEVAGLSTEDLDARLAGIEQHVRDLTRARLELEEELSLIASYEGAVRALSPLLNALAGSRTLESLGFLLNTRDLTVATAIRNELIKATEGRVEVVSRVVDENRIGVVAAFRKQDADLIRPVLSRAGVSELRLPARFAGAPASEALTLMERRKAEAPQEIARIDREIAGLARVHRAWVAGARAVLADRLGQMKVVPELAQSRYTFILHGWAPTRKVAEIRGRLRQRFGSDLAVYDQPADPHDAPERVPVMLDNVGFVRPFQRLLSLFLPPRYGAWDPSPVMAITFPIFVGLVIGDVGYGLLFFLLGWAFRNRARAGQALEIRFLSLRFPPPLLADISFLIRVAALWTVAFGVIYAECFGNLPETLFHLEPLFNRVHETNRYFLFIIAAGVLMIFFGLIVHLVQALRHRHLVGVFEAAVIMLGTAGLLLFLGARGGTLPASLGSIGLYVFAAAIGVALLSLLVERDPIKRFLWLLESTSAFGHILSHARLMAFGLAAAALANAANQLGAQAGSVGVVMSVFVGALFQALFFVFTIIGHVIQPARLHWVEFFSKFKFHEETGRRYRPFQKSSEA
- a CDS encoding NADH-quinone oxidoreductase subunit N produces the protein MTPAPSDLWAIGPELWLLGLGLLVLLLDLGLPPGRKAWAGGVAAGGLLLALLPIAAMLDWPPRTVFFGTYAVDGFAVFFKIVTVVATALVILASLETLQSRFEGEFYALLVFTALGLVLMAASTDLILLALAIEYVSLTSYVLAGFLKASPKSNEAGIKYFLFGAAASAVMLFGFSIVYGLSGSTNLYDIAGRLRTAPLPALYLGVALMLAGFGFKISMVPFHQWTPDVYEGAPTPVAAFLSVASKAAGFAALVRVLLLAVDPARVDWVLLLSLLAAVTMTLGNLLALPQRNIKRMLAYSSISHAGFILIAVAAFRGHFGTPGLLVYLLGYTFTQLGAFFVAVLIGARLRTDEIPDYAGLARRAPVSSFLMAVFMLSLTGIPPTAVFVGKFYVLAAAIETGLLWLAVVGVVNSVISLFYYVGVIRAMYVLPAPSEAPIPEPPALQVALGLAGLGTLLIGLYPQPLIDLARNATLLLRL
- a CDS encoding V-type ATPase subunit subunit G family protein translates to MMTARGGHAGRADENLLQLIAAKEKELEQRVAQARDQAGRLIEEARREAEAILDQARREAAQLEEQTRAEIARESEAAARQRLAQAEAEAGQVAARAAERLPLAVELVVSRVAGGLS
- a CDS encoding NADH-quinone oxidoreductase subunit M, encoding MLSLITFIPLAGGLLILLLPKTNHALMKIVALLAAAASFVLSLVLIAGYQVGGGMQFQELYQWIPAINVYYHLGVDGLSLPLLVLTTLLSLLSIVYSWRIDHRLKEYLFLFLLLETGMNGVFVALDFFLFYIFWEITLVPMYFLIAIWGGPRKEYAAIKFFLYTLVGSLAMLLAILLLYFNSDPRTFGMLELIRQQPLARSPLLAALAFWGFFLSFAIKVPMWPFHTWLPDAHVEAPTAGSVILAGILLKMGTYGFVRVSLPMLPEAFKQYAVPVAVLALLGIVYGALVAMAQTDLKKLVAYSSVNHMGYVMLGTAAAAAAVGDPTKAQAATTALNGAVFEMVAHGIITGALFLIVGVLYDYRAHTRGVDEFGGLGARLPVYTGITTMAMLASLGLPGLMGFVAEFLIFVGSFGVFPYLTAVAVTGVVFSAAMFLWTIQRIFLGPFNERWAHLPDMDGREKVALVPLAALMLIFGIYPRPLLDVINAAMAVLVGAVP